The Sediminispirochaeta smaragdinae DSM 11293 genome has a segment encoding these proteins:
- a CDS encoding LuxR C-terminal-related transcriptional regulator, which translates to MKQEDSVYSQVYYFPDRLRKRLEEIRFSSATVVEAPSGYGKTSAIQNFLKTELPQGTPVYWFTATEESPTIGYRRLCQEIYKIDNSVGGRLLELGLPTAVTIGEACDDLRSIECKSESYLIIDSFQYFQNILSPSFLSALIEHGGTCLHVIIVTHMLKKDIRSAIAGRGFLHLTVSDLRLDAGDIRRYYALADVKITPEDAQKVVCYTEGWILAVYLQLQAFREKGTFSEASGIVMLMEYVVWDSLTPMQQALLLRLSPFESFTMKQIGALTGCDIVPNYALEILECPFVRYDQTKRRYQLHSLLSELLILKREEHGADFERECLLQAGDVCRNDGQILEAVGFYWEIKEYERLLSLDFSEVMFKQIRGTPFTDLALEVVEHCPAKIKQGFLPSMLRIAWTLLATGEEKTAGHLIEELQILNSWDFAESDYFLGEWLLLTSFMHHPDVKQMTAILRQVDLLFKGRCSKVVFPSAPWRFGDYSLLSAFHTTPGEADRVADELDAYIPLLSKVTNGYGSGANVLYRAELAYQRGNIDEAKIFAHKALFLAQSRQQSIVEIGATMLLAEVALHQADVAAWQRTINSMDHVVSYAAKNSFIVRPVLDIVRGILLCELKHQQDMAEWLQRGEFTQDLQHSSIFDNALFVHLNYLMHQGEFERLLGIVQAIKTKVSARYPFADFLLFIIEAVGHVGMGNYSKASLLVEEAAALALPDRILFPLASYSWMLNDLPDLLFRKKYPIFLDQYRAIKERFAAGWNNLFHNLTSEDLPSDLTAREYEVAKLAAAGLRNGEIATKLSVTENTVRFHLRAIFQKLDIDRRAKLAEKLKS; encoded by the coding sequence ATGAAACAAGAAGATAGCGTTTACAGCCAGGTATACTATTTTCCCGACCGGCTTCGAAAAAGGTTGGAAGAGATTCGCTTTTCGTCTGCTACAGTGGTTGAAGCACCATCAGGTTACGGCAAGACAAGTGCTATTCAGAATTTTTTGAAGACTGAGTTACCTCAGGGAACACCTGTCTATTGGTTTACTGCCACGGAAGAATCGCCTACGATTGGCTACCGCCGCTTGTGTCAGGAAATCTATAAGATTGACAATTCTGTTGGGGGACGTTTACTGGAACTTGGACTTCCAACCGCCGTTACCATAGGCGAAGCTTGCGATGATCTTCGTTCCATCGAGTGCAAGTCAGAAAGCTATTTGATTATCGATAGCTTTCAATATTTCCAGAATATACTTTCTCCCTCCTTTCTCTCTGCTCTCATCGAACACGGCGGCACCTGCCTGCACGTCATTATCGTGACGCACATGTTAAAGAAGGATATTCGTTCCGCCATTGCAGGACGCGGATTCTTGCATCTCACGGTTTCCGATCTACGGCTTGATGCCGGTGATATCCGTCGTTATTACGCGCTTGCCGACGTAAAGATTACGCCGGAAGATGCGCAAAAGGTTGTGTGTTATACCGAAGGCTGGATTCTTGCTGTCTATTTGCAGCTCCAGGCATTCCGCGAAAAGGGGACCTTTTCAGAAGCATCCGGAATTGTGATGCTTATGGAATATGTGGTATGGGATAGCTTGACTCCAATGCAGCAAGCTTTGTTGCTGCGTCTGTCTCCATTTGAATCATTTACCATGAAACAAATAGGTGCCCTGACCGGCTGTGATATAGTACCAAACTATGCCTTGGAAATACTGGAATGCCCATTCGTTCGCTATGATCAGACCAAGCGTCGTTATCAACTTCATTCCCTTCTTTCCGAACTACTGATCCTGAAGCGTGAAGAACATGGTGCTGACTTTGAACGTGAATGTCTGCTGCAGGCAGGCGATGTATGCAGGAACGATGGGCAGATTCTGGAGGCAGTAGGATTTTATTGGGAGATCAAGGAGTATGAACGTCTTTTGTCGCTTGATTTTTCGGAGGTGATGTTCAAGCAGATCAGGGGAACACCCTTTACCGATTTGGCACTGGAGGTCGTGGAGCATTGTCCGGCTAAGATCAAACAGGGCTTTCTCCCTTCCATGCTACGTATTGCCTGGACACTATTGGCGACGGGAGAAGAAAAGACTGCCGGGCATCTGATAGAAGAACTACAAATTCTGAACTCATGGGACTTTGCCGAGTCCGATTATTTCCTGGGTGAATGGCTCCTTTTAACTTCTTTCATGCATCATCCCGATGTAAAGCAGATGACTGCGATCTTACGGCAAGTTGACCTGCTTTTCAAAGGTCGATGTTCGAAGGTCGTATTTCCCTCTGCACCGTGGCGGTTCGGCGACTATTCGTTATTGTCTGCTTTCCACACTACGCCGGGGGAAGCCGACCGGGTAGCAGATGAGCTGGATGCGTATATACCTCTGCTTTCAAAAGTAACGAACGGTTATGGCAGTGGAGCAAATGTATTGTATCGTGCGGAGCTTGCCTATCAGAGAGGCAATATCGACGAAGCAAAGATCTTTGCTCACAAGGCTCTTTTTCTGGCACAAAGCCGGCAGCAAAGTATCGTGGAGATAGGTGCAACAATGTTACTGGCCGAAGTTGCTCTGCATCAAGCCGATGTAGCGGCATGGCAGCGTACCATTAACTCCATGGACCATGTCGTCTCTTATGCTGCAAAGAATAGTTTTATCGTACGACCCGTGCTGGATATTGTTCGCGGTATCTTACTTTGTGAGCTGAAACATCAACAAGATATGGCTGAATGGCTGCAACGTGGTGAATTTACACAGGATTTGCAGCACTCTTCTATCTTCGACAATGCCCTGTTTGTACACTTGAATTACCTCATGCACCAAGGGGAGTTCGAGCGGCTATTAGGCATCGTGCAAGCTATAAAGACAAAGGTATCCGCAAGGTATCCCTTTGCCGACTTTCTTTTATTCATCATTGAGGCTGTGGGGCATGTCGGTATGGGCAACTACTCCAAGGCTTCCCTGTTGGTGGAAGAGGCTGCGGCACTGGCTTTGCCCGACAGAATTCTCTTCCCGTTGGCTTCCTACTCTTGGATGCTCAATGACTTGCCCGATCTGCTTTTTCGGAAAAAGTATCCGATCTTTCTTGATCAATATCGTGCCATCAAAGAACGTTTTGCCGCGGGATGGAACAACCTTTTCCACAATTTGACCTCGGAGGATTTACCATCCGACTTGACTGCCCGAGAATACGAGGTCGCCAAGCTGGCGGCGGCAGGACTCCGCAACGGCGAAATCGCGACCAAACTGTCAGTAACGGAAAATACCGTGCGATTTCATTTGCGTGCAATCTTTCAAAAGCTGGATATTGACCGCAGGGCAAAGCTGGCAGAAAAGCTGAAATCATAA